Proteins encoded within one genomic window of Marinihelvus fidelis:
- a CDS encoding DUF4398 domain-containing protein, whose product MARFIVLLSFALLVGCAAQPPGPEIFESAERAIAAAEQAGAEELSPVELRFARERLQLARTAVENRKYDAALFAIEQSEINSELAIEQSRTARERRRLNELRRSNEELQQELTGIYGEDFE is encoded by the coding sequence TCATCGTCCTTCTCTCGTTTGCCCTGCTCGTGGGTTGCGCGGCGCAGCCGCCCGGCCCGGAAATCTTCGAATCCGCAGAGCGCGCCATTGCCGCCGCCGAGCAGGCGGGGGCCGAAGAGCTTTCGCCCGTTGAACTGCGTTTCGCCCGCGAGCGCTTGCAGCTGGCGAGAACCGCCGTTGAGAACCGCAAGTACGATGCCGCGCTGTTCGCGATCGAGCAGTCCGAGATCAACTCCGAACTCGCCATCGAGCAGTCACGCACGGCGCGCGAGCGCCGGCGGCTGAATGAACTGCGCCGCTCCAACGAAGAACTGCAGCAGGAACTGACCGGCATTTACGGGGAGGACTTCGAATGA
- a CDS encoding OmpA family protein: protein MNTPRLLTVALAAALLAGCQSAPKKDLALERVRNQLNQLESDENLAGLAPLAVGEAERALRAAEQATGDVERQHLVYMAERRIQIARAMAQREQFRQEYTAQDAERGRMLLKASQLETERARQEAEQARLLFAASSEDAERLRQQNQAALEQEAEAARRAQEAQAEAEQARRLAESHASEAELARREADLAVAQMGTLKRQLENLQLRETESGVVVTLGDVLFESNETALKESARGSLVEVVDLLQTEPEKAIRIEGHTDSTGSAQANLNVSQRRAEAVRDALVELGVDVTRMNAIGMGEDYPLDSNETEEGRAVNRRVDVILLDE, encoded by the coding sequence ATGAATACCCCGCGTCTGCTGACCGTCGCCCTGGCCGCGGCCCTGCTGGCCGGCTGCCAGTCCGCGCCCAAGAAGGACCTGGCCCTGGAGCGTGTACGTAACCAGCTGAACCAGCTGGAGTCGGACGAGAACCTGGCCGGGCTCGCTCCGCTGGCCGTTGGCGAGGCCGAGCGCGCCCTGCGGGCCGCCGAGCAGGCCACCGGCGACGTTGAGCGCCAGCACCTGGTCTACATGGCCGAGCGCCGCATCCAGATCGCCCGCGCCATGGCCCAGCGCGAGCAGTTCCGCCAGGAGTACACCGCCCAGGACGCCGAGCGTGGCCGCATGCTGCTGAAAGCCAGCCAGCTGGAAACGGAACGCGCCCGCCAGGAAGCCGAGCAGGCCCGCCTGCTGTTCGCCGCGTCCAGTGAAGATGCCGAACGCCTGCGCCAGCAGAACCAGGCCGCGCTGGAGCAGGAGGCCGAGGCCGCCCGCCGCGCCCAGGAGGCCCAGGCCGAGGCCGAGCAGGCCCGCCGCCTGGCCGAGTCGCACGCGTCTGAAGCCGAATTGGCCCGCCGCGAGGCCGACCTGGCCGTCGCGCAGATGGGTACGCTCAAGCGCCAGCTGGAAAACCTGCAGCTGCGCGAGACCGAGAGCGGTGTGGTCGTCACGCTGGGCGATGTGCTGTTCGAGAGCAATGAAACAGCGCTGAAGGAAAGCGCGCGCGGCAGCCTGGTCGAAGTCGTCGACCTGCTGCAGACCGAGCCCGAGAAGGCCATCCGCATCGAGGGCCACACGGACAGCACCGGCAGCGCCCAGGCCAACCTTAACGTGTCACAGCGCCGCGCCGAGGCCGTCCGCGACGCCCTGGTCGAACTCGGTGTCGACGTCACCCGCATGAACGCCATCGGCATGGGCGAGGATTACCCCCTCGACAGCAACGAAACCGAAGAGGGCCGGGCGGTGAATCGCCGCGTGGACGTCATCCTGCTGGATGAGTGA
- a CDS encoding YdcH family protein, with translation MFEHRQPEMQRMLKENEDFRRLYNHHQTLDKRVTAAELGSAPMEDLALNQLKKEKLRCKDRLDRMLSQQVH, from the coding sequence ATGTTTGAACATCGCCAGCCTGAAATGCAGAGAATGCTGAAGGAAAACGAGGATTTTCGCCGTCTTTACAACCATCACCAGACGCTCGACAAGCGCGTGACGGCGGCCGAACTGGGTTCGGCACCGATGGAAGACCTGGCGCTGAACCAGCTGAAAAAGGAAAAACTGCGTTGCAAAGACCGGCTCGACCGGATGCTGTCGCAGCAAGTGCACTAG
- a CDS encoding pyridoxal-phosphate dependent enzyme yields MNVHDSVLDLIGDTPIVRVNHFDTGPCDLYIKLESQNPGGSIKDRIGLKMIEDAERDGRLKPGATLVEGTAGNTGLGLALVAAQKGYRLILVIPDKMSREKISNLRAMGAEVVLTRSDVAKGHPAYYQDLAKKLSEDIDGAFFVNQFGNPSNPAAHEEVTGPEIWRQMGGQLDALVLGVGSSGTATGLSKYFAREAPEVELVLADPVGSILAEYINEGRLNEKSGSWLVEGIGEDFLPTISDFSRISRAYAITDRESMETGRELLRREGILAGSSTGTLMAAALRYCREQTEKKTVLTFACDTGNRYLSKLYSDFWMRDQGFDERETHGDLRDLVARPFASHDTVTVGPDEPLANAYQRMKLYDVSQLPVVEDDDIVGIIDESDLLMAVLGDDFDQPVREAMVTDLKFVDVKDEVGFLLPIFAQDYVAIVKDGDKFIGLITRVDLLHHLRRRADD; encoded by the coding sequence ATGAATGTTCACGACAGCGTCCTGGACCTGATCGGCGATACGCCCATCGTCCGGGTCAACCACTTCGATACCGGTCCCTGCGACCTCTACATCAAGCTTGAATCCCAAAACCCTGGTGGCTCCATCAAGGACCGCATCGGCCTGAAAATGATCGAGGACGCCGAGCGTGATGGTCGGCTAAAGCCCGGCGCGACGCTGGTGGAGGGCACGGCCGGCAATACCGGCCTGGGCCTGGCCCTGGTCGCGGCGCAGAAGGGCTACCGCCTGATCCTGGTGATCCCCGACAAGATGAGCCGGGAGAAGATCTCCAACCTGCGCGCCATGGGCGCCGAGGTGGTGCTCACCCGCTCCGATGTCGCCAAGGGTCACCCGGCCTACTACCAGGACCTGGCGAAGAAGCTGTCCGAGGACATCGACGGCGCGTTCTTCGTCAACCAGTTCGGCAACCCGTCCAACCCGGCCGCCCACGAGGAGGTCACCGGCCCCGAGATCTGGCGGCAGATGGGCGGCCAGCTCGACGCCCTGGTGCTGGGTGTCGGCTCCAGCGGCACGGCGACCGGCCTGTCGAAGTATTTCGCCCGCGAGGCACCGGAAGTCGAGCTGGTACTGGCCGACCCGGTAGGCTCCATCCTGGCCGAGTACATCAACGAAGGCCGCCTGAACGAGAAAAGCGGCAGCTGGCTGGTGGAAGGCATCGGCGAGGACTTCCTGCCGACGATCAGCGACTTCAGCCGCATTTCCCGCGCCTATGCCATCACCGACCGGGAGAGCATGGAGACCGGGCGCGAACTGCTGCGCCGCGAGGGCATCCTGGCCGGGTCATCCACCGGCACGCTGATGGCCGCGGCACTGCGCTACTGCCGCGAGCAGACCGAGAAGAAGACGGTGCTGACTTTCGCCTGCGATACCGGCAACCGTTATCTCTCCAAGCTGTACAGCGATTTCTGGATGCGTGACCAGGGCTTCGACGAGCGCGAAACCCATGGCGACCTGCGCGACCTGGTGGCACGGCCGTTCGCCAGCCACGATACCGTCACCGTCGGCCCGGACGAACCGCTGGCCAATGCCTACCAGCGCATGAAGCTGTACGACGTATCGCAGCTGCCCGTGGTGGAGGATGACGACATCGTCGGCATCATTGACGAATCCGACCTGCTGATGGCGGTTCTGGGTGACGACTTCGACCAGCCCGTTCGCGAGGCCATGGTCACCGATCTGAAGTTTGTCGACGTCAAGGACGAGGTGGGCTTCCTGCTGCCGATTTTCGCCCAGGACTACGTGGCCATCGTCAAGGACGGTGATAAGTTCATCGGCCTGATCACCCGGGTCGACCTGCTGCACCACCTGCGCCGCCGCGCGGACGACTGA
- a CDS encoding trans-sulfuration enzyme family protein, producing the protein MSDKKSRGIGTRAIHAGQAPDPSTGAVMTPIYATSTYAQRSPGDHQGWEYSRSHNPTRKAYEDCVADLESGQRGLAFASGMAATSTVLELLDTGDHVVAMDDLYGGTFRVFRGVRERSAGLSFTFAAIEDPDRLRQAMRPETKLVWVETPTNPMLKLVDIARVADIAHENGALLVVDNTFATPCLQRPLELGADIVVHSATKYLNGHSDMVGGLAITASAELGDRLWYLQNATGAIQGPFDSFLALRGLKTLHLRMAAHCANARAIAETLAGDDRVERVIYPTLAGHANGHLVDAQMGGQGGGIVSIVPRGGADAARRFMENVKLFTLAESLGGVESLVNHPAVMTHASVPREHREALGVTDDLVRLSVGVEDLDDLLADLDQALAAANG; encoded by the coding sequence ATGAGTGACAAGAAATCAAGGGGCATCGGCACCCGCGCCATTCACGCCGGCCAGGCGCCCGACCCGTCGACCGGCGCCGTGATGACGCCGATCTACGCCACCTCGACCTACGCCCAACGCAGCCCGGGTGACCACCAGGGCTGGGAGTACTCGCGCTCGCACAACCCCACCCGCAAGGCCTACGAGGACTGCGTGGCCGACTTGGAAAGCGGCCAGCGTGGCCTGGCGTTCGCGTCGGGCATGGCGGCCACGTCCACGGTGCTGGAGTTACTGGATACCGGCGACCATGTCGTTGCCATGGATGACCTCTACGGCGGCACGTTCCGCGTCTTCCGCGGCGTGCGCGAGCGCAGCGCCGGCCTGTCGTTCACCTTTGCCGCCATCGAGGACCCTGACCGGTTGCGCCAGGCCATGCGCCCGGAAACGAAGCTGGTCTGGGTGGAAACCCCCACCAACCCGATGCTGAAGCTGGTGGATATCGCCCGGGTGGCCGATATCGCGCACGAGAACGGCGCGTTGCTGGTGGTCGACAACACCTTCGCCACGCCGTGCCTGCAGCGGCCGCTGGAACTGGGCGCCGATATCGTCGTGCATTCCGCCACCAAGTACCTGAACGGCCATTCCGACATGGTCGGCGGCCTGGCGATCACGGCCAGCGCGGAGCTGGGCGACCGCCTGTGGTATTTGCAGAACGCCACCGGCGCGATCCAGGGCCCGTTCGACAGCTTCCTGGCCCTGCGCGGCCTGAAGACGCTGCACCTGCGCATGGCCGCACACTGCGCCAATGCCCGCGCCATCGCCGAGACCCTTGCCGGAGATGACCGTGTCGAGCGCGTCATCTACCCGACGCTTGCCGGTCATGCCAACGGCCACCTGGTCGACGCGCAGATGGGCGGGCAGGGCGGTGGCATCGTCAGTATCGTGCCCCGTGGGGGCGCCGATGCCGCGCGCCGATTCATGGAGAATGTGAAGCTGTTTACCCTGGCCGAATCGCTGGGCGGGGTCGAAAGCCTGGTCAATCACCCGGCGGTGATGACCCATGCCTCGGTGCCGCGCGAGCATCGCGAGGCGCTGGGGGTGACCGACGACCTGGTACGCCTGTCCGTGGGCGTCGAGGATCTCGACGACCTGCTGGCCGACCTGGACCAGGCGCTCGCGGCAGCCAACGGATAA
- a CDS encoding Lcl domain-containing protein, translated as MRITQSLSGLLILACSIPATAGDSASPADAFMAAFEPHCGQAYEGRVVVDEPSEGDNAFTTSTLVMHVAECGEQEIRIPFFVGDDRSRTWVLTQTPDGLRLKHDHRHEDGSEDAVTWYGGTATESGTATRQAFPVDAESVAMFEREGLVASVNNVWAMEIEPGQRFMYELSRPSGRLFQVEFDLSEPVATPPPPWGAETVADPSQQLVWAAATNGEDIKWREAVDYCADLELAGHDDWRLPSLAELETLHQADARGGESIRSPFAIGGCCLWSNESLVDRPAEDGDEIGGSPDRYQWGLMFDGKLHYYAVDIFDDGRALCVREPGSPGAAHQ; from the coding sequence ATGCGAATCACCCAAAGCCTGTCCGGCCTGTTGATACTGGCCTGTTCGATCCCGGCCACGGCGGGTGATTCCGCGTCGCCCGCCGATGCGTTCATGGCGGCGTTCGAGCCGCACTGCGGCCAGGCCTACGAGGGCCGGGTCGTGGTGGATGAGCCGTCAGAAGGCGACAACGCGTTCACCACCAGCACGCTGGTCATGCATGTCGCCGAATGCGGTGAGCAGGAGATTCGCATCCCGTTCTTCGTCGGCGACGATCGCAGCCGAACCTGGGTGCTGACGCAGACACCGGATGGGCTGCGCCTGAAGCACGACCACCGCCACGAGGACGGCAGCGAGGACGCGGTGACCTGGTATGGCGGCACCGCGACCGAGTCCGGCACGGCCACGCGCCAGGCCTTTCCGGTCGATGCCGAATCGGTCGCCATGTTCGAGCGCGAGGGGCTGGTGGCCTCGGTGAACAATGTCTGGGCCATGGAAATCGAGCCCGGCCAGCGCTTCATGTATGAACTGTCACGGCCCAGCGGCCGGCTGTTCCAGGTCGAGTTTGACCTGTCTGAACCCGTGGCCACGCCGCCACCGCCGTGGGGCGCCGAGACCGTTGCCGACCCGTCACAGCAACTGGTCTGGGCCGCCGCCACCAATGGTGAAGACATCAAGTGGCGCGAAGCCGTGGACTACTGTGCCGACCTGGAGCTCGCCGGTCACGACGACTGGCGACTGCCCTCCCTGGCCGAGCTGGAAACCCTGCACCAGGCCGACGCGCGCGGTGGGGAGAGCATTCGCAGCCCCTTCGCTATCGGCGGCTGTTGCCTGTGGAGCAACGAGTCACTGGTCGACCGGCCGGCCGAGGATGGCGATGAAATCGGCGGCAGCCCGGACCGCTACCAGTGGGGGCTGATGTTTGACGGCAAACTGCACTACTACGCCGTGGATATCTTCGATGACGGCCGCGCCCTGTGCGTGCGCGAGCCCGGCTCACCGGGCGCGGCTCACCAGTAG
- a CDS encoding cupin domain-containing protein encodes MMLATRTGLLALFVLGVASPAIARDEAPKAVTVKELARTTTSWDGVDLPRYPQGTPEITILKYTIPGNTILPWHRHPVINAGYMLSGRLKVVTRTGETLQLSAGETITETVHTWHQGINEHPEPVEILVFYAGAVGEELVEKEE; translated from the coding sequence ATGATGCTCGCGACACGTACCGGCCTGCTGGCACTCTTCGTGCTGGGCGTCGCCTCACCGGCCATCGCGCGCGACGAGGCCCCCAAGGCGGTGACGGTTAAGGAACTGGCCAGGACAACCACCAGCTGGGACGGTGTCGACCTGCCGCGCTATCCCCAGGGCACGCCGGAAATCACCATTCTCAAGTACACCATCCCCGGCAACACCATCCTGCCCTGGCACCGGCACCCGGTGATCAACGCCGGCTACATGCTCAGCGGGCGACTCAAGGTGGTCACGCGCACGGGTGAAACCCTGCAGCTGTCGGCCGGCGAGACCATTACCGAGACCGTGCACACCTGGCACCAGGGCATCAATGAGCACCCCGAGCCGGTCGAGATCCTGGTGTTCTATGCTGGCGCCGTGGGTGAGGAACTGGTGGAGAAGGAGGAATAG
- the sugE gene encoding quaternary ammonium compound efflux SMR transporter SugE → MAWGILFLAGLLEVGWAIGLKYTEGFTRLWPSIGTAASMAASVWLLAVAMKSLPVGTAYSVWVGVGAVGTVILGIVLFKEPATVARMASVMLIIAGIVGLKLSTPS, encoded by the coding sequence ATGGCCTGGGGAATTCTCTTTCTTGCCGGATTGCTGGAAGTGGGCTGGGCCATCGGCCTGAAGTACACCGAGGGCTTTACCCGTCTGTGGCCGAGCATCGGCACCGCGGCCTCCATGGCCGCCAGCGTGTGGCTGCTCGCGGTGGCCATGAAATCACTGCCGGTTGGCACGGCCTATAGTGTCTGGGTGGGTGTCGGCGCGGTCGGCACCGTGATCCTGGGCATCGTGTTGTTCAAGGAGCCGGCTACCGTGGCACGCATGGCCAGCGTCATGCTGATCATTGCCGGCATCGTCGGCCTGAAACTGTCGACGCCGTCATGA
- a CDS encoding helix-turn-helix transcriptional regulator, which yields MPEHPELDNTLKALRSAAGMTQAELAEAIGVSRKTINTVENGVFVPSTILALKLARALDTRVEDIFCLR from the coding sequence ATGCCTGAGCACCCCGAACTGGATAACACACTGAAAGCACTGCGCTCTGCCGCGGGCATGACCCAGGCAGAGCTGGCAGAGGCCATCGGCGTCAGCCGCAAGACCATTAACACCGTGGAAAACGGCGTCTTCGTTCCCTCCACCATCCTGGCCCTGAAACTGGCGCGGGCCCTCGACACCCGCGTCGAGGACATCTTCTGCCTGCGCTGA
- a CDS encoding GNAT family N-acetyltransferase: protein MIRAEQPGDEDAIRSITDQAFATAVHSSGTESKIVDALRQAGALTVSLVAVADHASESQLFGHIALSPVSLSDGTDGWYGLGPVSVLPAQQRNGVGSALVRAALQNLRETGAAGCVLLGDPDYYGRFGFRPIDSLVLPGVPAEYFQAIRFSATVPTATVSYHVAFDM from the coding sequence GTGATCAGGGCGGAACAACCGGGCGATGAGGACGCGATCCGCTCGATCACAGACCAGGCCTTCGCCACCGCGGTGCACAGTTCGGGTACGGAATCCAAAATCGTTGACGCCCTGCGCCAGGCCGGTGCGCTGACGGTCTCCCTGGTTGCCGTGGCCGATCACGCGTCAGAATCGCAGCTCTTTGGCCACATCGCCCTGTCACCCGTCAGCCTGTCCGACGGCACTGACGGCTGGTATGGACTCGGACCCGTGTCGGTGCTGCCCGCGCAACAACGAAACGGCGTGGGTAGCGCACTGGTCAGGGCGGCGCTTCAAAACCTGCGTGAAACCGGTGCCGCCGGGTGCGTGCTGCTGGGCGATCCGGATTACTACGGGCGGTTTGGGTTCCGCCCCATCGACAGCCTGGTCCTGCCCGGTGTACCCGCTGAATACTTCCAAGCGATCAGATTCTCGGCCACGGTCCCGACGGCCACGGTCAGTTATCACGTCGCGTTCGATATGTAA